The DNA sequence tcaactgtcgaTTATGTAGTCATCCCAACATGTTCTCAAGCTCAAAAGTACACCATGGGGAGaatccccaagctgacatggggaagagaatgccctcaagctcaataatatccatgggacgaattccaagctgacatggggagaagagacaacaccccaagctgacatggggaaaaCAATACCCCAAGCTTAATAATAACCACGGAAAAAAATCCCGGCTGACATGGGGACTACGCCCTAACCTCAAGTTATTCAATCATTTCTTACAATTTATCATTTTCATTCTCAATACTAATTCATGTCTCATCTCATCATTCTCAATTTCACTTAACTCATTGAGCATACATTTTATTATCCTTGATTAATTAATATCATCAATTCTTAAATTCTTACATTACTCTCTTACTTGCctcatatattttataatacttGTAGAAAATCACTCATTCAAGCATTAGCAGCAGAACTCGTTCATACACGCTCCTCCTTCTTATATAGTTCGTCGTTTTTAATCTTTACTTCATTCCCAAGTTATTTCTATTTCCTAGCTTCAACTAATTACTAAGCTTACTAATAAGATCCAGGGTTAACAGGGCAAAAATAGAGGTTTATAAGTCTAAAATATGgtttaaaacacaaaatccaaTTTTGCAGGAAATAGgggccacgcatgcgcgtggtagTATAAAAAAGGTAGCACGCACGTACGTTCCCttaccatgcgtacgcgtagatAAGAACatcatgccacgcgtacgcgtgggtcatgcgtacgcgtggtcatGCATGTTGGTtcatcacgcgcacgcatgggctaCTGGCGCATGCGTAGTTCAAAATGCcacgtcacgcatacgcgtgggccgtgcgtttttccaaaaaaaataacaGATTGTCCAGAAAACTGCAAAACCAGAATATTGTTACCTGCATAACACATTCTTCACACCAAACTTCCGTCGTCTATAACTTTCTCTATAAAACtccatttttcacaaaatttatatCGTTCAAAAGCTTGTGAAACCAACTTTCATTTGAAACAAACCACATTTCCATCCAAAGTTTGAGGAGCAAGTTATGGACTACCAAAGTTTATCAAAACCCACTTTTTACCAAATTACACCAAATCTCATTTTTACTAAAACCACATTTTCCTTTCAAAGCTCATTTCCACTCAACTCAACATACCATAACCATCAATCTAACTAGCTTTTAACCATAGCACAACAATTCTTACAACTTAGCTCAATTATACCACATTTCACCCAACTTTACCAATTTTAGCCACAAACCAACATATTACTCTATATACATATACTATCATCATCATGAAATTCCTCCACCAACATTACAACATTATTCATTATGACAATACCAACAAATCCAAATAAACACCACTCAATCCCAACCACATCATTACATTGCCATAATCATAAATCCTTCATCCATCATCATTAtactagcatatatatatatatatatataaatacattcaaTCCCACATTATCAACTACTCAACACATACCTCAAAGACAGAAcactaaaagtgcagaaaaatagaGAGAGCAAAAGACAATGACCAATGAGTGAAAAGAATGTTATATTCTTCTTGTATTACAAATGAGAATGGTAGCTATATATATACAATAGGGCTGAAACTACAGCTCATTATTGAATGGTGAAACTTGGGTAATTCTATGATTGGCAATAGCTTTTCTGTACTGCAAGGCAAAAAAAGATGTTTCTAGAATTATGGTGGTACAGTTTCTGATAAGGGTGGAATTGTGCTGCTGGGTTGTAGGTTGGTTTTGGGTGATTCTTTCTTTTTGTCTTGTACTAGCTTTGTGGTGTGGTTTGTTAGCCCCCCGCAAGCTGGAGATTGAAAGATGTCTTTCAATCCCAGCTTGGATATGTTGACAGTGAAAAGGCGGGGTGGCAGTGCTTTGGTGAAGACATCCGCAAGTTGGTTGGAGGAGGAAACTGGAAGGAGGTGCAAAAGTCCAGCTTGAACTTTTTTGCGAACTAAGTGGCAATCCACTTCGAGATGTTTAGTTCTCTCATGGAAGACAGAGTTGGCAGCGATGTGGAGGGAGCTTTGATTATCACAGTATAGCGCGGGTGGGCGGATGCAGTTGATGTTGAGAGCCTGAAACAAGTTGAGTAGCCATAGTAATTCTTTGGTAGTTGTAGAGAGAGCTCGATACTCCGCTTCGGCTGAGGAACAAGATACTGTGTCTTATTTCTTGGTTTTCCAGGATATGAGAGATTTTCTAAGGAAGAAGCAATATCCAGTGATAGATCGGCGAGTATCAGGGCAGCGTCCCCAATCGGCATCACTAAAACCAGAGATTTGGAGGGGGAGTCCCTTGGAAAAAAGATGTCTTTGCCTGGCAATCCTTTTAAGTATTTGAGAATGCGGAGGGCTGCATTAAAGTGAATTTTGCTTGGGTTATGAACAAATTGGCTCAATTGTTGAGTAGCAAAAGTAATGTCAGGCCTGGTTGTGGTGAGGTAAATGAGGCGGCCAATGAGCCGTCGGTAGGCAGTGATATCATCAAGGGATTCTCCGGTGTTTTGGCTGAGGCGAATGGAGTCATCCATTGGGGTAGACGAGGGTTTGGCAGCGGTAAGGCCAGCATCAATGATAATGTCTAAACAGTATTTTCGTTGGCAAAGGTAGAGGCCAGCAGCAGAATGCGCTACGTCAATGCCAAGAAAATATTTAAGTGTGCCAAGATCCTTAATTTTGAACTTAGAATCTAAGGCAGCCTTAATCGATTCAATCTCAGAAACAGAGCTACCAATGACAACTATATCATCGACATAGATAAGGAGGGCAGTAAATGCTTTACCAGATAATTTGAAGAACAGGCTATAATCCGTCAGGGTCTGCTGGTATCCACACGAGAGTAAAAAGGAGCTGAGCTTCTCATACCATTGTCTTCCTGATTGTCTAAGGCCATACAAAGACTTCCTTAAACGACAACACTGACCAGGCTTGGAAGGTGTCAAACCAGGTGGCAAGCTCATGTACACAGTTTCAAGGAGGTCACCATGGAGGTAGGCGTTGTGGACGTTTAACTGGTGCAGTGTCCAATTATTGATGGAGGCGAGAGCAAGGAGGACTCGAATGGTGGTGATCTTTACCACCGGAGAAAAGGTTTTGAGGTAATCCACCCCTTCAATCTGTGCATACCCTTTTGCCACCAGTCGCGCTTTGTGGCGTTCAATGCTGCCGTCAGGCTGGCATTTGATGCGATAGACCCATCGACAACCTATGAGCTTCACATCAGCAGGAGTGTCGACAATGTCCCAAGTCTGATTTTGTTATAGGGCCAAAATTTCAGCTCGCATGGCGTCATGCCAACATGGCTGAGTTTTGGCATTTGCGAATGTTCGTGGCTCGGGTTCTGTGGAGACGGAGAAGAGGAAGCGTCGGTGATGGGGTAAGACTCGTGTATACGAGAGTGAGTGTGAGATTGGATGCTGGCATCTTGAAGATGGTTGGTGTGGCGttgtgagagagagagattgCAATAGTAGTCTGCCAAGTTGCGCGGCGGGGCATGGGTTCTATTGGAGCGGCGGGGTACAGCGGGAATGGATAGTATGGTTGGGGTTGTGGGAAGAGTGGATGAGGTGGTTTGGGCTGGGGAAGTGATTGAAGAAGGAATTGGACTTGTGTTTGTGTGGGGGAGGGGAGTTCCATCGTTGTTGGTTTGAGCCGTTGTGGGTGTTTGAATTGTGCTTGATGAAGGTTGGGATGTTGCTAAGTGTGGTGGTTGTGGATTGGGTTCTTCAAAGATGGTGGGTGATTGGGGAAGGATGTTGGGAGGGTTGGAGGGGTTTTGGTCAGGTTGAGTTTGTTTGTGAAAAGGGAGACATGACTCAATGAATTGGACATTTCTGGAGATGAAAATCTCACAGGTGTCTAAGTCTAGTATGATGAAGCCTTTTGTGCCGGTTTTGAAACCTAAGAAAACACCTCTTCTAGCACGAGGATCGAATTTTGAACGGTGGTTGGTGAGGGTGGAGGCATATCATAAGCATCCAAAAACTTTGAGTGAGTGAAAATCAGGTAGTTTGTGGAAGAGGAGTTGAAATGGAGTTTTATTTTGAATGATTGGTGAGGGAACTCTGTTTATTAAGAAGACAGCATGGTTTACAGCATAGGACCAAAAGGATGGGGGGAGATTTGATTGGAACATTAAAGCTCTAGCAACATTGAGTACGTGTTGGTGTTTGCGTTCTACCCTTCCGTTTTGTTGTGGTGTTTCGACACAAGACTTTTGGTGGTGAATGCCTTTTTTGGCATAAAAATCATTAAGAAGGAATTCAGAGCCATTGTCGGATCTAATGGTTTTGACATTGGTGTCAAATTGATTTTTTACTAAGGCGATGAAGTTCTAAATTTTTGTGCCaacttctccttttgattttagTAAGATTATCCAAGTAAatctactaaaatcatcaataatagttaaaaaatatttgtgcCCATGTATTTATATTTTGGAAAAATTCTCCCAAATGTCTAAATGTATTAATTCAAAAGGTTTGGATGCATTATTTGTACTCAAAGGAAAAGACAATCGCTTTTGTTTTGCCATATGACAGACATCACAAAATTCATTGACATGTGGATTAATAAAAGGAAATTGATGGTGGAGTTCTCTTAATCTTTGGTCCGAGAGGTGGCCTAGCCTACAATGCCATACATTGCTATCTATGATTGGGGTTGTGATGAAGTTGTTAACATTGGCCAAGTTGGTGGAATGTTGGTCCTAATGGGTTTTTGTGGTTGCAACTTGTCGGCTAGGTAGTCATCTTTAAGGACTTCGCATCCTATATTTGGCAGAAAAATTCAGAAAAGAGCAATTGACATGAGAGAGTTGTGATTAGTTTAGAGATAGATAAAATATTGAAGGTGAAACCAGGAATATATAAAATGTTGTGCAAAGTTAGGTGTGGTGAGAAATTTATTGACCCACAATAGTGTGCAGTGATAATGGAATTATTTGGAAGGTAAACATGTATCGGGTTGATCTTGTGGTGTATTTGAAAATATGATAATGAAGAACAGATGTGGTCAGTGGCTCCTGAATCTAGTATCCATTTGCCACTGTTGTGTGAGCTTATAGGTGTGTTAGGTGATAAATGGGATGAGAAATGAAAAGAACAATATGCAGTGTTTGTATGCATAACAGTGATACCAGACTTGGCCTCAGATGGCCCATGTTGACTTGGTGGTGTGGGTTTGTCTGCAAACTGCTGTCCATGAACATTGTGGAGAAGAGCTAAGAGAGATTGATATTGGGCTTGTGACAAACTAGGCCCAGAAGTTGGATAGGTCTCTTCTTTGCTTGATCTGGTTCTGCTGAGTTGTTGTTGATGTGAGCAATTAGGGTTGGCGGCAGCAGCATTAGTGTAGGAGGCGGTGGAGTTGCTGCGATCATTGAACCGAGGACGGCCGGGGTAGCGTGGGTGGCCAGGTGGATAGCCGTGCTTGTCGTAGCACTCGTCGACGGTGTGGCCGGTTCCCCCACAGTAGACGCATACTTTTTCAGCTCCACTGCATCCACCATTGGTGATGCGTCCGCGGCCGCGCCCGGGATTTAGGCGCCGTTGTGGTGTGATGACGGCGTTGGTGAGGGAGATGGGCTCGTCGAGAACACTACCGCCTCCTTGGAGTTGGCGTTCATGTTGAATCACCATGTTGAAGACTTTGCTTTCCGGTGGAAGGGGGTCAATGAGCAAGATTTGGGATCGGACGACAGTGAAGCGGTTGTCTAGGCCTTTGAGGAACCGAATGATGAAGTTTTAGTCGTGGTAAGATCGTGCCGGGCATATGCAGGGTTTGACGGGGCGGTAAGTGTCGTGCTCTTCCCATAGTGCTCGGAGGGCGGTGTGGTATTGAGTGACGGAGAGAGATCCTTGCTTGAGGCCATAAATCTGTTCTTGTAGCTCAGCAACACGGAGCAAGTCTCCTTGTGAGAATCTGTTGCGGAGATCTTCCCAGATTGCTTCTGCATAGTCAAAATAAATGACGCTCTGAGCAACGGGCGCTGAGAGGGAATTGAAAATTCAGGAGGAGACTAATGTGTTGCATCTACGCCAGGAAGGGAAGAGCGGGTTATCGGTGGCTGGAGTTGGGATGGTTCCATCTAGGAAAACTATCTTGTTCTTTGAGATAAGTGCAATGGAGAAAGCACGAGACCATTGATGGTAGTTGTCGCCGGTGAGTGGCGGAGAGACGAGGACAGTAGATGGTGTTTCACTTGGGTGAATATAGTATGGACTGGATGGTGATTGGGTAACGTCAATTTTTTCTTGGTTATTTTGAGACATGGTGTGGATGTGCAGCAGGCCCCTATTGGAGCTCTAATACCATCAAAGACAAAAcactaaaagtgcagaaaaatagaGAGAGCAAAAGACAATGACTAATGAGTGAAAAGAATGTTATATTCTTCTTGTATTACAAATGAGAATGGTAGCTATATATATACAATAGGGTTGAAACTACAGCTCATTATTGAATGGTGAAACTTGGGTAATTCTATGATT is a window from the Arachis hypogaea cultivar Tifrunner chromosome 17, arahy.Tifrunner.gnm2.J5K5, whole genome shotgun sequence genome containing:
- the LOC140180464 gene encoding uncharacterized protein — encoded protein: MSQNNQEKIDVTQSPSSPYYIHPSETPSTVLVSPPLTGDNYHQWSRAFSIALISKNKIVFLDGTIPTPATDNPLFPSWPPVAQSVIYFDYAEAIWEDLRNRFSQGDLLRVAELQEQIYGLKQGSLSVTQYHTALRALWEEHDTYRPVKPCICPARSYHD